A genome region from Arachis duranensis cultivar V14167 chromosome 6, aradu.V14167.gnm2.J7QH, whole genome shotgun sequence includes the following:
- the LOC107493196 gene encoding uncharacterized protein LOC107493196: MKSPGSIKDVQRLAGWLASLSRFLGASATKALPFFNLMKKGIAFEWTPACEEAFRHFKEILAAPPVLGKPKDGEPLYLYLAITGEALAAVLVREEGRVQQPVYFVSRALQGAELRYNKLEKLALALLTSSRRLKQYFQSHQIVVRTDQGIRQVLQKPDLAGRMMTWSIELSQYDIRYELRQAIKAQAMADFLVEVVGDPVEDTNTRWKLHVDGASNQTFGGAGIILESPAEVVYEQSIKFEFPISNNQAEYEALIGGLTLAAEVGATRLEICSDSQIVTSQVNGSYQAKDSLLQKYLEKVKDLSRKFEEITIQHIPRERNTRADLLSKLASTKPGEGNRSLIQGKMKEPAVTLHLSKLNPSWLDPIINFLENGKLPDNEKDAKKLRREAARYAIIQGQLFRKGFNHPLLKCLHPDQMDYVLREVHEGCCGHHIGGKALARKLIRAGYYWPSMMADSKEFVRKCVKCQENANFHQVVISDNGTQFTDKKFTEFLTGLGIKQRFSSVEHPQTNGQVESANKIILLGLKKRLDNKKGAWADELASVLWSYRTTEQSSTKETPFRLTYGSDAVIPVEIGEPSPRLLLKGVEETVEKDLLDETREMAHLAEAALKQRMALRYNAKALKRGFEENDLVLRRNDIGPSTPGEGKLAANWEGPYRIKEVIGRGAYKLERLNSKEVPRTWNADNLRRFYS, encoded by the exons ATGAAGAGCCCAGGCAGTATCAAGGATGTCCAAAGGTTGGCAGGATGGCTGGCCTCATTATCACGGTTTCTCGGAGCATCGGCAACAAAGGCCTTACCGTTCTTTAACCTCATGAAGAAAGGAATAGCGTTCGAGTGGACGCCCGCATGCGAGGAAGCCTTTCGGCACTTTAAGGAAATCCTGGCAGCACCCCCGGTCCTCGGGAAGCCAAAGGACGGGGAGCCATTATACCTGTACCTCGCCATAACAGGAGAAGCCCTGGCCGCAGTTTTGGTACGAGAAGAAGGGAGGGTGCAACAACCAGTCTATTTTGTAAGCAGAGCCCTACAAGGGGCAGAGTTGAGATATAACAAATTGGAAAAGCTAGCTCTGGCACTGCTGACCTCCTCGCGGAGGTTAAAGCAATACTTCCAAAGTCACCAGATTGTCGTAAGAACGGACCAGGGGATCCGGCAAGTGCTCCAAAAACCCGATTTGGCGGGAAGAATGATGACCTGGTCCATTGAACTTTCCCAATACGACATACGATACGAACTCCGGCAAGCCATCAAAGCGCAGGCGATGGCAGATTTTCTAGTAGAAGTAGTGGGGGACCCGGTCGAAGACACGAAcacacggtggaagctccacGTAGACGGAGCCTCCAACCAGACATTCGGGGGAGCCGGGATCATCCTGGAAAGCCCGGCTGAAGTCGTGTATGAACAGTCAATTAAGTTCGAATTCCCCATTTCAAATAACCAAGCAGAGTATGAAGCCCTTATAGGAGGCTTAACCTTAGCAGCAGAAGTCGGGGCAACGAGGTTGGAGATATGCAGCGATTCGCAAATCGTTACCTCCCAAGTGaacgggagctaccaagccaaggaCTCGCTGTTACAGAAATACTTGGAAAAAGTCAAGGACTTGAGCCGAAAGTTTGAAGAAATCACGATCCAGCACATTCCGAGAGAAAGGAACACACGGGCAGACCTCTTGTCAAAATTAGCTAGCACCAAACCGGGAGAGGGCAACCGATCTCTAATCCAAGGAAAGATGAAGGAGCCGGCAGTCACACTACACCTCTCGAAGCTAAACCCCTCCTGGTTGGATCCCATTATCAACTTCTTAGAAAACGGCAAGCTCCCTGACAACGAAAAAGATGCCAAAAAGCTAAGAAGGGAAGCCGCCAGATATGCCATCATCCAGGGTCAGCTGTTCAGGAAAGGATTCAATCATCCCCTACTGAAGTGTTTGCACCCCGACCAGATGGATTACGTCCTAAGGGAAGTCCATGAAGGATGTTGCGGCCACCATATAGGAGGCAAAGCCCTAGCGAGGAAGTTAATCCGAGCCGGATATTATTGGCCATCGATGATGGCTGACTCCAAGGAATTTGTTAGGAAGTGTGTCAAGTGCCAAGAAAACGCCAACTTCCATC AAGTCGTCATCTCGGACAACGGGACACAGTTCACCGACAAgaaattcacagaattcctcacCGGCCTGGGCATAAAGCAGAGATTCTCCTCGGTGGAACATCCACAAACAAACGGGCAGGTCGAGTCCGCAAATAAGATCATCCTGCTAGGTCTCAAGAAGCGGCTGGATAACAAGAAGGGCGCTTGGGCCGACGAGCTCGCCTCGGTTCTCTGGTCCTACCGAACAACCGAGCAATCCTCCACTAAAGAGACCCCCTTTCGACTAACGTACGGGTCAGATGCAGTGATACCCGTAGAGATCGGGGAGCCGAGCCCACGATTACTCCTGAAGGGAGTAGAGGAAACTGTCGAGAAGGACCTGTTAGACGAAACCAGGGAAATGGCCCATCTGGCTGAAGCGGCGCTAAAACAAAGAATGGCCTTACGTTACAATGCCAAAGCGCTCAAAAGAGGGTTCGAAGAAAATGATCTCGTCCTGAGGCGTAACGACATCGGCCCATCTACCCCGGGAGAAGGCAAACTAGCAGCGAACTGGGAAGGACCATACCGAATCAAAGAGGTAATCGGTAGGGGAGCATACAAGCTAGAAAGACTCAACAGCAAAGAGGTCCCGAGGACATGGAACGCAGATAACTTAAGAAGGTTTTATTCCTAA
- the LOC107493194 gene encoding GDSL esterase/lipase At1g23500-like, translating to MYEMLRERVVRFIVLVLLGSKVAMRAEGVNGQYPALFAFGDSILDTGNNNLLATATKSNFPPYGRDFIGGKPTGRFGNGKVLSDVIAGALGIKDILPAYLDPSLSNEDLVSGVCFASAGSGLDDTTARAQGGVLTMSAQLENFRAYIGRLKSVVGEARANSIISNALYLISAGNNDVAFTFNTLKIAMPFPLYVNQLIGWNNAFLQGLYQLGARKVWVQSTVPLGCLPAGRTTGGGPLRLCAEAANGEARIFNAQLASSLQSLQSTLPGSSLQFIDVFTPFLNIIQNPVASGFVNAANGCCGTGTYEVAETCNMLVPTCPNPASYVFWDAAHPSQAAYARVVASILSSKPKLIDNYNASTYY from the exons ATGTATGAGATGTTGCGTGAGAGAGTGGTGAGGTTTATTGTTTTGGTATTATTGGGAAGCAAAGTTGCAATGAGAGCAGAAGGTGTCAATGGACAATATCCGGCATTATTTGCATTTGGAGACTCAATCCTTGATACCGGAAATAACAACCTCCTTGCAACAGCAACTAAGAGTAATTTCCCTCCGTACGGTAGGGATTTTATTGGAGGAAAACCAACCGGAAGATTCGGTAACGGCAAAGTCTTATCAGATGTCATAg CTGGGGCTTTGGGAATCAAGGACATATTACCAGCATACCTTGACCCATCCTTGAGCAACGAAGACCTTGTAAGCGGCGTGTGCTTCGCTTCTGCGGGAAGTGGGCTTGATGATACGACGGCCCGAGCACAGGGAGGAGTTTTGACTATGTCGGCCCAGCTAGAAAATTTCAGAGCCTACATTGGAAGGCTGAAATCAGTTGTTGGAGAAGCACGAGCCAATTCCATCATTTCAAATGCCCTCTATCTTATCTCTGCCGGAAACAACGACGTTGCCTTCACTTTTAATACCTTGAAGATTGCCATGCCATTCCCTCTTTACGTGAATCAATTAATTGGGTGGAACAACGCTTTTCTGCAGGGCCTATATCAACTTGGAGCAAGAAAAGTGTGGGTTCAAAGCACAGTGCCATTGGGGTGCTTACCTGCTGGGAGAACCACAGGTGGAGGACCCTTAAGGCTTTGTGCTGAGGCCGCCAATGGAGAAGCACGCATCTTCAATGCCCAATTAGCATCATCTCTTCAGTCTTTGCAGTCCACCCTCCCTGGCTCTTCCCTTCAATTCATTGATGTCTTCACTCCATTTCTTAATATCATACAAAATCCTGTTGCTTCAGGGTTTGTAAACGCTGCAAATGGATGttgtggaactggaacatatgAGGTGGCAGAGACATGTAATATGCTAGTTCCTACGTGTCCAAATCCTGCATCTTATGTTTTCTGGGATGCTGCCCATCCTTCTCAAGCAGCTTACGCCCGCGTCGTGGCTTCTATATTATCATCCAAACCCAAACTTATCGATAATTATAATGCTTCCACCTATTATTAA
- the LOC107493206 gene encoding GDSL esterase/lipase EXL3 encodes MGFPRINSSKITTLLTVHMMLLLSACNRTKGVVKLPGNVSVPAVIAFGDSIMDTGNNNDLKTLVKCNFPPYGKDFQGGIPTGRFCNGKVPSDLVVEELGVKKYLPAYRDPNLKPSDLLSGVCFASGASGYDPLTSKIASVISMSDQLDMFREYIGKVKGIVGEERAKFIISNSLYVVVAGSDDIANTYFVAHARQLQYDIPAYTDLMLNSASNFVKELYKVGARRIAVLSAPPIGCVPSQRTLAGGIVRECAEKYNDAAKLFNSKLSKELDSLNRNSPNSRIVYIDVYNPLLDIILNYQNYGYKVVDRGCCGTGNLEVAVLCNPLDATCPNPQEYVFWDSYHPTEGVYRILITQVLHKYLNQLFG; translated from the exons ATGGGTTTCCCCAGAATAAATAGTAGTAAGATAACAACATTATTAACGGTTCACATGATGTTACTATTGAGCGCGTGCAACAGAACGAAAGGTGTCGTGAAGCTGCCAGGAAATGTTTCAGTTCCAGCAGTGATAGCATTCGGAGACTCAATCATGGACACTGGAAACAACAACGACTTAAAAACACTGGTAAAGTGCAACTTCCCTCCTTATGGCAAAGATTTTCAGGGTGGTATCCCAACCGGTCGCTTTTGCAATGGAAAGGTTCCATCTGACCTAGTAG TGGAAGAATTAGGAGTGAAGAAATATTTGCCAGCTTATAGGGATCCGAATCTGAAACCGAGTGATCTCCTGAGCGGTGTGTGTTTTGCCTCCGGTGCCTCAGGATATGATCCTTTGACATCCAAAATAGCG TCAGTAATTTCAATGTCGGATCAACTAGACATGTTCAGGGAATACATAGGGAAAGTGAAAGGCATTGTTGGAGAGGAGAGAGCAAAGTTCATCATAAGCAACAGCCTCTACGTTGTGGTGGCTGGCAGTGATGACATTGCAAACACATACTTTGTTGCTCACGCCAGACAACTACAGTACGATATTCCTGCTTACACTGACCTTATGTTGAACTCCGCCTCAAATTTCGTTAAG gaactaTACAAAGTCGGGGCCCGAAGAATAGCAGTGCTGAGTGCCCCACCAATTGGATGCGTTCCGTCACAGAGAACACTGGCTGGAGGGATAGTAAGAGAGTGCGCAGAAAAGTACAACGACGCAGCCAAGTTGTTCAATTCCAAATTATCCAAGGAGCTCGATTCCCTTAATCGCAATTCCCCCAATAGCCGCATTGTCTACATTGATGTTTACAACCCTCTGCTTGATATCATTCTCAACTACCAAAATTACG GCTATAAAGTTGTGGACAGAGGTTGCTGTGGGACAGGGAATCTAGAGGTTGCAGTACTGTGCAACCCTCTGGATGCAACTTGccctaatcctcaagaataTGTTTTCTGGGATAGTTATCATCCCACAGAAGGAGTATACAGAATACTAATAACTCAAGTCCTTCACAAGTATCTCAATCAATTGTTTGGATGA